One stretch of Gammaproteobacteria bacterium DNA includes these proteins:
- a CDS encoding 4Fe-4S dicluster domain-containing protein: RLQSPAERAKLDGLYECIMCGCCSSSCPSYWWNPEKFLGPAAALQAARFIEDSRDDATAERLAQLSDAYSVFRCRSIMNCVDVCPKNLNPTKAIADIREKIIKDGT; encoded by the coding sequence AACGGCTACAATCGCCGGCAGAACGTGCGAAACTCGATGGGCTGTATGAATGTATTATGTGTGGCTGTTGTTCGAGCAGTTGCCCATCGTATTGGTGGAACCCTGAGAAATTTTTAGGTCCTGCTGCGGCATTACAGGCGGCGCGATTTATAGAAGATTCCAGAGATGATGCAACAGCAGAGCGATTAGCACAATTGAGTGATGCCTATAGCGTCTTTCGTTGCCGTAGCATTATGAATTGTGTTGACGTTTGCCCCAAAAACTTAAATCCCACCAAAGCGATTGCAGATATTCGAGAAAAAATTATTAAAGATGGCACGTAA